A DNA window from Malus domestica chromosome 12, GDT2T_hap1 contains the following coding sequences:
- the LOC103450743 gene encoding MACPF domain-containing protein CAD1-like, which yields MGENAGALHTAVNSVQALGRGFDVNFDTRLLYCKGAAGTRILELDEEHTRDLRLYDDIVVPGVSRDIRHSQEAGGRQSSGVCSFDEMVEYFNQKSNASGGFPLGSFNFAFSFTGSKHIDAAATKTLSVDGFYIPLAKVKLFKSPIVLQENVKQAVPRSWDPASLASFIENFGTHVITSVTIGGKDVIYVKQHQSSTLSTTEIKSYVQDFATQRFSDTKSNRSSCQMKSNDKGGDPGLFNSQGIYPQPTTAPYLAGKEDVTVIFRRRGGDDLEQNHTRWARTVRSSPDVIEMTFFPITALLEEIPGKEHLTRAIGLYLEYKPPIEELRYFLEFQISRIWAPMPDRNIGHQRKEPVCPSLQFSIMGQKLYVSQEQVTVGRKPVTGIRLCLEGSKHNRLCIHLQHLASLPNILRPYWGSDVAIGAPKWQGPEEQDSRWFEPLKWKNFSHVSTAPIENPEAFTGDHSGVYMVTGAQLGVWDFGSRNVLYMKLLYSRLPGCTIRRSVWDYTPNEKSKKATSTGDSSSGLREHVAGNKLAKFVDMSEMSKGPRDHPGHWLVTGGKLGVERGKIVLRMKYSLLSY from the exons ATGGGAGAAAATGCAGGAGCTTTGCACACAGCTGTGAACTCCGTACAGGCATTAGGAAGAGGCTTCGACGTGAACTTCGATACAAGGTTGCTCTACTGTAAGGGAGCGGCGGGTACGAGGATTCTGGAGCTTGACGAGGAGCACACCAGGGATCTCCGCCTCTATGATGATATTGTTGTGCCGGGTGTTTCCAGGGACATCAGGCATTCGCAGGAGGCTGGCGGCCGGCAGAGCTCTGGAGTCTGCAGTTTTGATGAG ATGGTTGAGTATTTCAATCAAAAGTCTAACGCATCTGGCGGCTTTCCTCTTGGGAGTTTCAACTTCGCATTTAGCTTCACTGGTTCAAAGCATATTGATGCTGCAGCCACGAAGACCCTTTCTGTGGATGGATTTTATATTCCACTTGCTAAGGTCAAGCTTTTTAAATCACCAATAGTGTTGCAAGAAAATGTGAAACAGGCTGTCCCGAGGAGTTGGGATCCAGCATCTTTGGCTAG CTtcattgaaaattttggaactCATGTCATAACATCGGTAACAATTGGTGGAAAAGATGTAATTTATGTTAAACAACACCAATCATCTACTTTGTCAACCACGGAGATCAAAAGCTATGTCCAGGATTTTGCAACTCAGAGGTTCTCAGACACAAAAAGCAATAGAAGTTCATGTCAAATGAAATCCAATGATAAG gGCGGTGATCCTGGTTTATTCAACAGTCAAGGGATATATCCTCAACCCACTACGGCACCATATCTTGCTGGGAAAGAA gATGTCACGGTCATTTttagaagaagaggaggagacgATCTGGAACAAAACCACACCCGATGGGCAAGAACTGTCCGGTCCTCTCCAGACGTAATCGAGATGACATTTTTTCCCATAACAGCCCTACTTGAAGAGATACCTGGAAAAGAGCACCTTACTCGAGCTATTGGTCTTTACCTTGAAT ATAAGCCTCCAATTGAAGAGCTGAGATATTTCCTAGAGTTTCAAATTTCCCGAATATGGGCTCCTATGCCCGACAGAAATATTGGACACCAAAGAAAGGAACCTGTTTGCCCATCCTTGCAATTCAGCATAATGGGGCAAAAGCTTTATGTCAGCCAAGAACAG GTTACTGTTGGACGGAAGCCAGTGACAGGCATACGGTTATGTCTAGAAGGAAGCAAGCATAATCGACTTTGTATTCATCTTCAGCACTTAGCATCTCTACCAAATATCCTTCGGCCATATTGGGGCAGCGATGTCGCAATTGGTGCACCCAAGTGGCAAGGACCTGAAGAGCAAGACAGCCGATGGTTCGAACCATTAAAATGGAAAAACTTCTCTCATGTGAGCACTGCACCAATTGAGAACCCTGAAGCCTTCACAGGGGACCACTCTGGTGTCTACATGGTCACTGGAGCACAGCTCGGAGTGTGGGATTTTGGATCGAGAAATGTCTTGTACATGAAGCTATTATATTCCAGGCTGCCAGGCTGCACCATCCGGAGATCCGTGTGGGATTATACACCAAATGAAAAGTCGAAGAAAGCAACATCCACTGGCGACTCAAGTTCAGGTTTAAGAGAACATGTCGCTGGCAACAAGTTGGCGAAGTTTGTAGACATGTCTGAGATGAGCAAGGGGCCGCGAGACCATCCTGGTCACTGGTTGGTTACGGGTGGAAAGCTTGGCGTGGAGAGAGGGAAAATTGTTTTAAGAATGAAATATTCGTTACTAAGTTATTGA